The following proteins come from a genomic window of Methanocella conradii HZ254:
- the cobN gene encoding cobaltochelatase subunit CobN: MKITSIMPNAYISTLIKACEKTGFDLKIYSTTKVDNDPVLLKEAIESMRSSDIIFLHRGNDSFWDAIEGTLKDIGSKVPIVCLGYDTSYWLLSTVRPAIVATANAYLTINGEENLKNMMLYLAKEVLGMEASYEPPKALPWEGIYHPDADTYFTDVEKYLEWYKPRQAPTVGILFSRFYWANKTLEVENALIRALEQLGMNVLPVFSYSLKDDELGARGMHDVVKDYFIKDGQPRVDAIIKLTNFFIGQSRENMNDAKSAWPGVELFAQMNVPVFQPIVSSYQSIADWEASNGLNNDIGWSVAMPEFEGVIEPLIIGAGISRDDYMERSPIEERCSRLARRVAKWIALKNKPVGERKVAFILHNNPCASVEAAVGGAAHLDSIESVSRILHAMKDAGYAVEAPENGKALIDDIMKRKAISEFRWTTVESIVQNGGVLAFLSKEDYIRWFDTLSPAVRERVCGAWGRPPGEKMGAIPPAMVYDGKIVITGVRYGNAVVCVQPKRGCAGARCDGQVCKILHDPDVPPTHQYLATYRYLEDVFGADVLIHVGTHGNLEFLPGKGVGLSKDCYPDIAIGTIPHLYIYNADNPPEGTIAKRRSYAALVDHMQTVLTGSGLYDELLEVDRLLGDYETARFDPARAHALEHLLVEAIKKANLDKEIKLREGMALEEIVKKAHEALSRIRNTQIQSGMHIFGELPEGEKRIDFINSILRYDSGGVSLRREIASMMGLSLDMLLKDQGAVSESYGRSNGQLLEDIDARAKSLIKAYLSGDGQDPGQALGLPVAGHEKALAQLKLRVVDLNGRIERSNEMGSLLNGLSGGYIPAGPSGLITRGRDDILPTGRNFYSLDPYRVPTRAAWKVGQMLARSIIDKHAREEGRIPENIAFYWMCSDIMWADGEDMAQIMYLLGVEPVWQPNGRLKGFRVVPLSELGRPRIDVTIRVSGITRDNFPNCIEVIDEAIQAVASLDEPLDMNYPRKHSLAQMEAGTAGSWRDATLRIFSSKPGTYSAGVNLAVYASAWKDEKDLSDIFVYWNGYAYGKGVSGKESHQQLVDSLKTVDVTYNKVVSDEYDLFGCCCYFSAHGGMTAAARHYSGRDVKAYYGDTREPEHVEVRDLADEVRRVVRTKLLNPKWIEGMKEHGYKGAGDMMKRIGRVYGWEATTQEVDDWIFDDITKTFVLDEEMRRFFEENNPWALEEIARRLLEASQRGLWNANPDLLEKLKEAYLEIEGWMEEKAGDGEYQGGSIDIMAAGEVDGWAQNMQAVMEKIRR, encoded by the coding sequence ATGAAAATAACAAGTATTATGCCAAATGCATATATATCTACATTAATCAAAGCGTGCGAAAAAACCGGATTCGATCTCAAGATTTATTCAACCACAAAAGTCGATAATGATCCTGTGCTATTAAAAGAAGCCATAGAGTCGATGAGGTCGTCTGACATAATTTTTTTGCACCGTGGAAATGATTCTTTTTGGGACGCTATAGAAGGCACATTGAAGGATATCGGGTCAAAAGTGCCAATAGTGTGCCTGGGATACGACACTTCATACTGGCTGCTCTCCACGGTGAGGCCGGCAATCGTGGCCACGGCAAACGCATATCTCACGATAAACGGAGAAGAGAACCTGAAGAATATGATGCTGTATCTGGCAAAAGAAGTTCTCGGCATGGAGGCATCATACGAGCCGCCAAAGGCGTTGCCATGGGAGGGCATATACCACCCTGATGCCGATACTTACTTTACCGACGTGGAAAAATATCTGGAATGGTACAAGCCAAGGCAAGCCCCAACCGTTGGGATACTCTTCTCGAGATTCTACTGGGCGAATAAAACCCTCGAGGTGGAAAACGCCCTTATAAGGGCGCTTGAGCAGCTCGGCATGAACGTCCTTCCAGTCTTTTCTTATTCCTTGAAAGATGATGAGCTGGGAGCCAGAGGCATGCACGATGTGGTTAAAGATTATTTTATTAAGGATGGACAGCCCAGGGTTGATGCCATCATTAAGCTCACCAACTTTTTCATTGGGCAGAGCAGGGAGAACATGAATGACGCAAAGAGCGCATGGCCCGGGGTCGAACTATTTGCCCAAATGAACGTACCCGTTTTTCAGCCCATAGTGTCGTCCTATCAATCGATAGCGGATTGGGAGGCTTCTAACGGGTTAAATAATGACATAGGCTGGAGCGTGGCGATGCCGGAGTTCGAAGGCGTCATCGAGCCGCTCATCATAGGGGCAGGCATTTCACGCGACGACTATATGGAGCGTTCGCCCATTGAGGAAAGGTGTTCAAGGCTTGCCCGTAGGGTGGCAAAATGGATCGCCCTTAAAAATAAGCCGGTCGGTGAACGAAAGGTCGCGTTCATCCTGCATAATAACCCTTGTGCCAGCGTAGAGGCGGCGGTCGGCGGCGCCGCCCACCTCGACTCCATTGAGAGCGTATCACGGATACTGCATGCCATGAAGGATGCAGGATACGCCGTGGAAGCCCCTGAGAATGGAAAGGCTCTCATAGATGATATCATGAAAAGAAAGGCGATATCCGAGTTCAGGTGGACGACTGTTGAGTCGATTGTTCAGAATGGCGGAGTGCTTGCATTCTTATCAAAGGAGGATTATATCAGGTGGTTTGACACGCTTTCTCCTGCGGTGAGGGAGCGTGTTTGTGGAGCGTGGGGCAGGCCGCCTGGAGAAAAAATGGGCGCAATCCCTCCTGCGATGGTTTATGATGGTAAGATTGTCATAACTGGAGTGAGGTATGGTAACGCCGTGGTTTGCGTACAGCCGAAGCGCGGCTGTGCCGGGGCGCGGTGTGACGGCCAGGTCTGTAAGATCTTGCACGACCCGGACGTTCCTCCTACTCACCAGTACCTGGCGACGTACAGGTATTTAGAGGACGTTTTTGGCGCAGACGTGCTCATCCATGTCGGGACGCATGGCAACCTGGAGTTTCTACCAGGTAAGGGCGTTGGATTGTCGAAGGATTGTTACCCTGACATAGCCATAGGCACGATACCCCACCTCTACATCTATAATGCGGATAACCCCCCGGAGGGCACGATAGCGAAGAGGAGAAGCTACGCAGCCCTCGTAGACCACATGCAAACCGTGCTCACAGGAAGCGGGCTATACGACGAGCTTCTCGAGGTAGACAGGCTTCTCGGCGATTATGAGACCGCCAGGTTCGACCCGGCCCGTGCCCATGCGCTGGAACACCTCCTGGTAGAAGCGATTAAAAAGGCAAACCTTGACAAGGAGATAAAGCTTCGCGAGGGCATGGCCTTAGAGGAGATAGTCAAGAAAGCTCATGAGGCCCTGAGCAGGATAAGGAACACCCAGATACAGTCGGGCATGCACATCTTTGGAGAGCTTCCAGAGGGCGAAAAAAGAATCGACTTCATAAATTCCATCCTTCGATACGATTCGGGCGGCGTGTCGTTGAGACGTGAGATCGCTTCCATGATGGGGCTGAGCCTGGATATGCTATTAAAAGACCAGGGTGCAGTATCTGAAAGTTATGGAAGGTCTAACGGGCAATTGCTAGAGGATATAGATGCTCGTGCGAAGTCTTTGATAAAGGCGTACCTGTCAGGCGACGGGCAAGACCCTGGTCAAGCGCTCGGCCTGCCTGTGGCAGGACATGAGAAAGCACTGGCGCAATTAAAATTACGTGTAGTCGACTTGAACGGGCGGATAGAGCGCTCTAATGAGATGGGGTCGTTGTTGAATGGCTTGAGCGGTGGATACATTCCCGCGGGGCCTTCGGGGCTTATCACGCGTGGGAGGGATGACATCCTTCCGACGGGCAGGAATTTTTATTCTTTGGACCCCTATAGGGTGCCGACAAGGGCGGCATGGAAGGTCGGCCAGATGCTCGCCCGCTCCATAATAGATAAACATGCTAGGGAAGAGGGTAGGATCCCTGAGAACATCGCATTCTACTGGATGTGTAGCGATATCATGTGGGCCGATGGCGAGGACATGGCCCAGATCATGTATCTTCTAGGGGTTGAGCCGGTGTGGCAGCCCAATGGCAGGCTGAAAGGGTTCCGTGTGGTCCCGTTAAGTGAATTAGGAAGGCCTCGTATCGATGTCACGATACGGGTTTCCGGTATTACCAGGGATAACTTCCCTAACTGTATCGAGGTGATAGACGAGGCCATACAGGCTGTGGCCTCATTGGACGAGCCACTTGATATGAACTACCCCAGGAAGCATAGTCTCGCTCAGATGGAAGCTGGCACAGCGGGATCGTGGAGGGATGCGACGCTGAGAATTTTTAGCAGTAAGCCAGGCACCTATTCTGCGGGCGTGAATTTAGCGGTCTACGCGAGCGCCTGGAAAGACGAGAAAGACCTTTCAGACATCTTTGTCTATTGGAATGGATACGCTTATGGTAAGGGCGTGTCCGGCAAAGAGTCGCACCAGCAGCTTGTGGACAGCCTGAAGACCGTGGACGTCACTTATAACAAGGTTGTCAGTGATGAGTACGACTTGTTCGGCTGTTGCTGCTATTTCTCCGCCCATGGTGGCATGACAGCAGCGGCGAGGCATTATTCGGGCCGGGATGTGAAGGCCTATTATGGGGATACGAGGGAGCCGGAGCATGTGGAAGTGCGCGACCTTGCCGATGAGGTCAGGCGTGTGGTGCGCACTAAGCTTTTGAACCCGAAGTGGATTGAGGGGATGAAGGAGCACGGCTACAAGGGCGCCGGGGACATGATGAAGCGCATCGGCCGTGTCTACGGGTGGGAAGCCACAACACAGGAAGTGGACGACTGGATATTCGACGACATCACGAAAACATTCGTCCTTGACGAGGAGATGAGAAGGTTCTTCGAGGAAAACAACCCGTGGGCACTGGAGGAGATAGCGAGAAGGCTTCTAGAAGCAAGCCAGCGTGGCCTCTGGAACGCCAATCCAGACCTGCTTGAAAAGCTGAAAGAAGCATACCTCGAGATAGAAGGATGGATGGAAGAAAAAGCGGGCGACGGAGAATACCAGGGAGGCTCAATAGACATAATGGCCGCAGGCGAGGTTGATGGTTGGGCGCAGAACATGCAAGCCGTGATGGAGAAGATCCGCCGATAA
- a CDS encoding ABC transporter substrate-binding protein, whose protein sequence is MIAIGEKDRIVAISNTLNVSDYKRFMPNAINYGDWTEPDLEKLIEAKPDVLICHASSMPRNADKIAAANITIICMDCKSLDSIASDIRTLGLITGNTEKAEELASFQEKYINIVKERTSGLNEDSKPTVYYESTTPYNANGKNSSGDKIISLAGGKNIARNEFENNKKVNSEWVISRDPDVIIRVGVSNTTTLVEHQKIMDEIKSRTGFNSIKAVKENRTYTIGSVIITGPRTVIGLLYVAKALHPDLFKDVDPAAVNKEYADKYLPGADRGVFFHPEVTSSRH, encoded by the coding sequence TTGATAGCGATAGGCGAAAAAGACAGGATAGTTGCGATTTCCAATACTTTGAACGTAAGCGATTACAAACGATTCATGCCCAACGCCATAAATTATGGGGACTGGACAGAGCCGGACCTGGAAAAGCTCATAGAGGCTAAGCCTGACGTGCTAATCTGCCATGCAAGTTCCATGCCCAGGAATGCTGATAAGATCGCTGCGGCCAACATCACTATAATATGTATGGATTGCAAGAGCCTCGACAGCATTGCATCGGATATAAGGACGCTTGGCCTGATAACGGGCAATACAGAAAAGGCAGAAGAGCTTGCGTCATTCCAGGAAAAATACATCAATATAGTAAAAGAAAGGACGTCGGGGCTAAACGAAGACAGCAAGCCTACAGTGTATTATGAGTCCACGACGCCGTACAACGCGAACGGAAAGAACTCGTCCGGAGATAAGATAATAAGCCTCGCCGGAGGTAAAAACATCGCAAGAAACGAGTTCGAAAACAATAAAAAGGTAAATTCCGAATGGGTGATATCAAGAGACCCGGACGTCATCATCAGGGTTGGAGTATCCAATACGACCACGCTGGTAGAGCACCAGAAGATAATGGATGAAATAAAGTCAAGGACAGGGTTTAATTCCATAAAGGCAGTTAAGGAAAACAGGACGTACACAATTGGCAGCGTGATAATTACGGGGCCGAGGACGGTGATAGGGCTATTATACGTGGCTAAGGCGCTTCACCCGGACCTGTTCAAAGACGTGGACCCTGCTGCCGTCAATAAGGAGTACGCCGATAAATATTTGCCAGGCGCCGATAGGGGCGTATTCTTCCACCCAGAAGTGACATCCTCCCGTCATTGA